In Panthera tigris isolate Pti1 chromosome B1, P.tigris_Pti1_mat1.1, whole genome shotgun sequence, the sequence CCAAAATTTCTTTTGTTCAAACTCTGTTAAAATTATAACTCCTTATAATACTGGTATTTTTGCtgtaattcattttttgtttgatttttatttttagttcaacTGTTGATGCAAAATCAGAGGAAGCTactaaaatggaaaaaggaaaatcagcaTTAAGCAAAGTTTTGGAATCTTTGTGCATACATCACCAGCAACAAGTCTTGGCCATGTTGAAATTTCTAGTCCAAGAGCAAAATGCTGCTTCTCTTTGCTATTGTAATACATCATATACTGTGTCTTCAGAATCTCAAAAGCCCCTAATTGAAGATGATTTACATGGTCTATTCTGTAGTTGTGAATATAGGCTGGCAGAAAGAGGGtgtttacaaaatgaaagacaaagccCTGGTGTTGTGCCTCTGCCAGTCTGTATTAAAGATTTACATTGTTTATCTTGCCAAACTATAACTATTGAACACATTATGACAGTAGTGAATAGAGGAATTGCAAACAGTTATAGTTCTCACAGGTGCTGTTCTGGACTATTACCAAACATTCACTCTACAAAATCAACCTTTCACACTCCTCTTTCATCAAGGGACATATGTGATGTTTCAGTCAGTCTTAAGGATGTTTGTAGATCTCGAAGTCCATCACCCCCACCATTATCACCTGTACAGACGGAaggatttgaaaaattaaaagatgttgTCTCAGAGCTCTCAGCCTTAGAAAATAACAGACTTGAAATTAACATTAAccagcctccctctctcacaccagcagaaataaacagtgaCAAGACTGATCACGAaggtaaaatacataaaactaaaaaattcagcAACTCGGATTCTTTGCTCCTGGAAGGCAGTGGTAATTGTACTACAAATCAGGAAAAAGGTGAAACTACTGTAATTTTTCAAGATTTAATGGATCgtattaatgaaaaattaaaatcaatagaAACTACAGATATGGGAAACCTTGTAAAATTATCTAGCAGTGATTGTAATACAgataatgatttaaaattaagAGATTTAATAGCCTCTCTCTTGCATAATGCCAAGGCCAGTGATTACAGTTttatggaattgctgagtcaacaTGATAAAAAGGtagagaataaaattattcagACAAGATTTCGAAAGCGTCAAGAAACTTTACTTTCAGTGCACAACTCTCCTGATTCACCCACGTTTAGAAGGCAGTCTTtgcaaataaaaagagaacttgCCAGTCTTGATGaaaattttgtaagaaaaaaatacactgaaaaaaattcaaggaagTTGACACGCAACGATGAGATATTTTCAATGGACAGAGAAGAATTCTGTCATTGCCAAGGGTCTTTACAAAATTCTAAAAGCTTGCAAGAAAATAATCATGCAGAAACATTTTCACCAGATTGTGCATTGCAGTCATTGCAACTACCTCTTCATAGTTTAGAAACTAACTTAGCTTTTGATGCATTTTCAGAAAGCTTTAAGACAACTTCCCCTGGGAAAATGAGCATAACAAAATTACAGGAGAAATCTGCACCTGGGAAAAGACTTTTGCAAAATCACAGGAAGAATCCAAAACTGGAGAATACCAAAACTCCTTTGAAAAGTGATGTTCCTGGACTTTTGAGCAGAACTAAACGACATATTGTGCCCCCAGGATGGTATTCTATATATGTAACAAATaactatgttttcaaaaaatccCCTAAGGCCAAAAAAATTTCtgattctgtaaaaaaaaaagatccagtgAAAAATACTCAAATTGAAAGTCCACACAATATAGATCTAAACAAAATTGCAATGAATTCCAATTTACAAGTTGTTGTGGAACGTTTGGAAGATACAATAAATATGGCCAAAAAGTCTTGGAATAATCACTCATTATCTGAAGGATGTAAGACATCCAAGAAATTGATAGAAATTGATGGTAAAGATCAAGATGCAGGAAGAAACATGACTCTAACTGTAAGCAGAATGACATGCAAAGAGCAGAGTTTATCAAAATCTGTGGTAGCAGCCAGTAATATCAAAAGCAATCATATACCTACAATAGATTTGAATAGCAAAAGACTTGATAATCTGGGAAATTCATCTATTTTAGATACGAGTAGCTTGATTTCCGGTGTTCATAATGTGCCAACAAAATACGAGGCCATTGAAAGCTCTTTTTCCAGCTATTCTAGTCCTATCAAACTCATGTTTTTATCTGAGGTTAAAAGCAGTGAAGGAGTCAAATATACTTTAACTTCAGTCGGTACTTCCAAGTCAAATGCTGATCTTCCTTCTGAAAAATATCCAAGTCATGATGCAATTGAAAAACAACCAGAAACAAATGAGGATATCCCAGATGCTAACTTTGAAAATTATAGTTCTAGTCATAATGGTAGTGACACTCCTCAGGGAGAACTAAACAAATTTAATTGTGCAAAAGAAACTACAGAATCCCCTGCAATGTTTATAGATGATGTGAACAGTGATAAGCCACAAGACAAACCTAAGGAAAATCCAAGCAGTGATACTGATTCATCTTTTAAACGAAAACCAGGTAGACCTAAAAAGATAGGTCCCCAGGTTGTGAAACAAATTAAGCGGCCAATTGGAAGACCACCAAAACCTA encodes:
- the LCORL gene encoding ligand-dependent nuclear receptor corepressor-like protein isoform X6; this translates as MEKGKSALSKVLESLCIHHQQQVLAMLKFLVQEQNAASLCYCNTSYTVSSESQKPLIEDDLHGLFCSCEYRLAERGCLQNERQSPGVVPLPVCIKDLHCLSCQTITIEHIMTVVNRGIANSYSSHRCCSGLLPNIHSTKSTFHTPLSSRDICDVSVSLKDVCRSRSPSPPPLSPVQTEGFEKLKDVVSELSALENNRLEININQPPSLTPAEINSDKTDHEGKIHKTKKFSNSDSLLLEGSGNCTTNQEKGETTVIFQDLMDRINEKLKSIETTDMGNLVKLSSSDCNTDNDLKLRDLIASLLHNAKASDYSFMELLSQHDKKVENKIIQTRFRKRQETLLSVHNSPDSPTFRRQSLQIKRELASLDENFVRKKYTEKNSRKLTRNDEIFSMDREEFCHCQGSLQNSKSLQENNHAETFSPDCALQSLQLPLHSLETNLAFDAFSESFKTTSPGKMSITKLQEKSAPGKRLLQNHRKNPKLENTKTPLKSDVPGLLSRTKRHIVPPGWYSIYVTNNYVFKKSPKAKKISDSVKKKDPVKNTQIESPHNIDLNKIAMNSNLQVVVERLEDTINMAKKSWNNHSLSEGCKTSKKLIEIDGKDQDAGRNMTLTVSRMTCKEQSLSKSVVAASNIKSNHIPTIDLNSKRLDNLGNSSILDTSSLISGVHNVPTKYEAIESSFSSYSSPIKLMFLSEVKSSEGVKYTLTSVGTSKSNADLPSEKYPSHDAIEKQPETNEDIPDANFENYSSSHNGSDTPQGELNKFNCAKETTESPAMFIDDVNSDKPQDKPKENPSSDTDSSFKRKPGRPKKIGPQVVKQIKRPIGRPPKPKTDQTDITICQNESSSTGKKSPESLLSEVKEGIYKKSITVTVIYGRSRRTKRHVSEGTVNISNVISFSNNADFPTECNSLRNIREYKIDSGERSAISTLTTESEILGSGFEYIRPIKNKSVIPQPSKNIIRPNQKPFAVIRKPGRPAKVKISGISVTINRVSPQEREVSISSCLPPLEQENILEKNLAEEKYDHQCNKMDARHTEADIFKNGSKSMVAAIPLRHSIRDRKPSLHLVHPLASSSSLIYRNTLLRKSYKLHLQKGKSEKEKHRQSRIKIASKGTPGPRNSKNAKMCLEDNKLIPISEVSLDPIISSNPLLRWWAASTSNDSLLEELNNRFEQITNAWVQVSGDEAENCVHKKRECIESDNFKIANPLETCLLELEVSPVKMLFQKKYDLNELCIWFMQTTETQSLSLVRKANARNPLEVINTRGIKLGTKYSHFNTSPFRKHFKKFALSSPSKSAGKLHILHKIVSSPLLNVRSNLTLARLKRTEFKRLQHERWKREGKPHNHGTVDWISKRRNLRFFCQNQFLKKTEGGTNADIPLQGKNTIDNQFILPPEIRDDSLQQKVAMSDLKTHANLENNFKTEAKENGTNCSQKGFEKGSRLGNVCPHNWRSKTLKDCRIFLRKINYLEHKNTFKLNTIIYSPESIGSGTNHQTHIEESKRFTLRSHSARQNSFKKQSKEIEYAKTNSPSTDKFPGQLDNSRLNKCVNYDKNPDSSDVLSKLNKRKRPPWKTTEMSTKRHKRQSCNSGQMANYYSKSQLASRPALSI
- the LCORL gene encoding ligand-dependent nuclear receptor corepressor-like protein isoform X8, whose amino-acid sequence is MDKGRERMAAAAAAAAAAAAAAQCRSPRCAAERRGFRRELDSWRHRLMHCVGFESILEGLYGPRLRRDLSLFEDCEPEELTDWSMDEKCSFCNLQREAVSDCIPSLDSSQSTPTEELSSQGQSNTEKIECQAENYLNALFRKKDLPQNCDPNIPLVAQELMKKMIRQFAIEYISKSGKIQENRNGSIGPSLICKSIQMNQAENSLQEEQEGPLDLTVNRMQEQNTQQGDGVLDLSTKKTSIKSEESSICDPSSENSMAGSTVDAKSEEATKMEKGKSALSKVLESLCIHHQQQVLAMLKFLVQEQNAASLCYCNTSYTVSSESQKPLIEDDLHGLFCSCEYRLAERGCLQNERQSPGVVPLPVCIKDLHCLSCQTITIEHIMTVVNRGIANSYSSHRCCSGLLPNIHSTKSTFHTPLSSRDICDVSVSLKDVCRSRSPSPPPLSPVQTEGFEKLKDVVSELSALENNRLEININQPPSLTPAEINSDKTDHEGKIHKTKKFSNSDSLLLEGSGNCTTNQEKGETTVIFQDLMDRINEKLKSIETTDMGNLVKLSSSDCNTDNDLKLRDLIASLLHNAKASDYSFMELLSQHDKKVENKIIQTRFRKRQETLLSVHNSPDSPTFRRQSLQIKRELASLDENFVRKKYTEKNSRKLTRNDEIFSMDREEFCHCQGSLQNSKSLQENNHAETFSPDCALQSLQLPLHSLETNLAFDAFSESFKTTSPGKMSITKLQEKSAPGKRLLQNHRKNPKLENTKTPLKSDVPGLLSRTKRHIVPPGWYSIYVTNNYVFKKSPKAKKISDSVKKKDPVKNTQIESPHNIDLNKIAMNSNLQVVVERLEDTINMAKKSWNNHSLSEGCKTSKKLIEIDGKDQDAGRNMTLTVSRMTCKEQSLSKSVVAASNIKSNHIPTIDLNSKRLDNLGNSSILDTSSLISGVHNVPTKYEAIESSFSSYSSPIKLMFLSEVKSSEGVKYTLTSVGTSKSNADLPSEKYPSHDAIEKQPETNEDIPDANFENYSSSHNGSDTPQGELNKFNCAKETTESPAMFIDDVNSDKPQDKPKENPSSDTDSSFKRKPGRPKKIGPQVVKQIKRPIGRPPKPKTDQTDITICQNESSSTGKKSPESLLSEVKEGIYKKSITVTVIYGRSRRTKRHVSEGTVNISNVISFSNNADFPTECNSLRNIREYKIDSGERSAISTLTTESEILGSGFEYIRPIKNKSVIPQPSKNIIRPNQKPFAVIRKPGRPAKVKISGISVTINRVSPQEREHATNEN
- the LCORL gene encoding ligand-dependent nuclear receptor corepressor-like protein isoform X7, producing MDKGRERMAAAAAAAAAAAAAAQCRSPRCAAERRGFRRELDSWRHRLMHCVGFESILEGLYGPRLRRDLSLFEDCEPEELTDWSMDEKCSFCNLQREAVSDCIPSLDSSQSTPTEELSSQGQSNTEKIECQAENYLNALFRKKDLPQNCDPNIPLVAQELMKKMIRQFAIEYISKSGKIQENRNGSIGPSLICKSIQMNQAENSLQEEQEGPLDLTVNRMQEQNTQQGDGVLDLSTKKTSIKSEESSICDPSSENSMAGSTVDAKSEEATKMEKGKSALSKVLESLCIHHQQQVLAMLKFLVQEQNAASLCYCNTSYTVSSESQKPLIEDDLHGLFCSCEYRLAERGCLQNERQSPGVVPLPVCIKDLHCLSCQTITIEHIMTVVNRGIANSYSSHRCCSGLLPNIHSTKSTFHTPLSSRDICDVSVSLKDVCRSRSPSPPPLSPVQTEGFEKLKDVVSELSALENNRLEININQPPSLTPAEINSDKTDHEGKIHKTKKFSNSDSLLLEGSGNCTTNQEKGETTVIFQDLMDRINEKLKSIETTDMGNLVKLSSSDCNTDNDLKLRDLIASLLHNAKASDYSFMELLSQHDKKVENKIIQTRFRKRQETLLSVHNSPDSPTFRRQSLQIKRELASLDENFVRKKYTEKNSRKLTRNDEIFSMDREEFCHCQGSLQNSKSLQENNHAETFSPDCALQSLQLPLHSLETNLAFDAFSESFKTTSPGKMSITKLQEKSAPGKRLLQNHRKNPKLENTKTPLKSDVPGLLSRTKRHIVPPGWYSIYVTNNYVFKKSPKAKKISDSVKKKDPVKNTQIESPHNIDLNKIAMNSNLQVVVERLEDTINMAKKSWNNHSLSEGCKTSKKLIEIDGKDQDAGRNMTLTVSRMTCKEQSLSKSVVAASNIKSNHIPTIDLNSKRLDNLGNSSILDTSSLISGVHNVPTKYEAIESSFSSYSSPIKLMFLSEVKSSEGVKYTLTSVGTSKSNADLPSEKYPSHDAIEKQPETNEDIPDANFENYSSSHNGSDTPQGELNKFNCAKETTESPAMFIDDVNSDKPQDKPKENPSSDTDSSFKRKPGRPKKIGPQVVKQIKRPIGRPPKPKTDQTDITICQNESSSTGKKSPESLLSEVKEGIYKKSITVTVIYGRSRRTKRHVSEGTVNISNVISFSNNADFPTECNSLRNIREYKIDSGERSAISTLTTESEILGSGFEYIRPIKNKSVIPQPSKNIIRPNQKPFAVIRKPGRPAKVKISGISVTINRVSPQEREQIEQKKKTAMEDHRNVNKKT